One genomic region from Blastococcus sp. Marseille-P5729 encodes:
- a CDS encoding pyridoxal-dependent decarboxylase: MSERYVTPPHLSPDEFRRQGHAVIDWIADYWQRVGEQPVLSQLSPGSVRDRLPTEAPMNGEAFEALLSDLDDVVLPGLTHWQHPRFFAYFPANSSPAAVLGDLISSGIGAQGMLWSTSPAVTELEQRVTDWLSAAIGLGAWSRNDGRGGGVIQDTASTATMTALLAALHRATAGRARDAGVQDGKAYAVYASTEAHSSLLKAAMMTGIGYQNVRQIPVDPRTQQMDTTALRTAIERDVAEGICPVMVVSAVGTTATCAIDDTLAIGRITAEHGIWLHVDAAFAGVAAVCPEHRRVLAGVDEYADSLVTNPHKWLLTSFDCSAFWVRNRSALTGALSILPEYLRNAATASGDVVDYRDWHPQLGRRFRSLKLWAVMRTYGITGLQAHIRSGIAMAEQLETLILQDDRFELVLPRALSLVCFALKDADRTEQLMNAVNASGVAYLTHTRLQGRFVIRASIGGVWTTPADIDHTWQAIQQTVDQLLETEA, encoded by the coding sequence ATGTCCGAGCGGTACGTCACACCCCCGCACCTGAGCCCCGACGAGTTCCGCCGTCAGGGTCACGCCGTCATCGACTGGATCGCCGACTACTGGCAGCGCGTCGGGGAGCAGCCCGTGCTGTCTCAGCTCAGCCCGGGGTCGGTCCGTGACCGTCTGCCCACCGAGGCACCGATGAACGGGGAGGCCTTCGAGGCGCTGCTCTCCGACCTCGACGACGTGGTGCTACCCGGTCTCACGCACTGGCAGCACCCCCGGTTCTTCGCCTACTTCCCGGCGAATTCCTCTCCTGCCGCCGTCCTCGGCGACCTGATCTCCAGCGGCATCGGCGCACAAGGAATGCTCTGGTCGACCTCGCCTGCGGTCACCGAGCTCGAGCAGCGCGTCACCGACTGGCTCAGTGCGGCGATCGGCCTGGGCGCGTGGTCGCGCAACGACGGCCGCGGCGGCGGTGTCATCCAGGACACCGCCTCGACTGCGACCATGACCGCGCTGCTCGCGGCATTGCATCGCGCGACGGCCGGCCGGGCACGCGACGCCGGGGTGCAGGACGGCAAGGCGTATGCGGTCTACGCATCGACCGAGGCGCATTCGTCGCTGCTGAAGGCCGCCATGATGACCGGCATCGGGTATCAGAACGTACGCCAGATACCGGTTGACCCCCGTACGCAGCAGATGGACACGACGGCGCTGCGGACGGCGATAGAACGTGACGTCGCCGAGGGCATCTGCCCGGTGATGGTGGTGTCCGCGGTCGGAACCACAGCCACCTGCGCGATCGACGACACCTTGGCCATCGGCCGGATCACAGCCGAGCACGGGATCTGGCTGCATGTCGACGCGGCGTTCGCCGGAGTGGCGGCCGTCTGCCCGGAGCATCGCCGAGTCCTCGCGGGGGTGGACGAGTACGCCGACTCGCTGGTCACCAACCCGCACAAGTGGCTGCTGACCTCCTTTGACTGCTCGGCGTTCTGGGTGCGCAACCGATCCGCGCTGACCGGCGCGCTCAGCATCCTGCCCGAGTATCTCCGCAACGCCGCGACCGCCAGCGGAGACGTGGTCGACTACCGGGACTGGCACCCCCAGCTCGGCCGCCGGTTCCGCTCGCTGAAGCTCTGGGCGGTGATGCGCACCTACGGCATCACCGGTCTGCAGGCGCACATCCGCTCCGGCATCGCGATGGCCGAGCAGCTCGAGACCCTGATCTTGCAGGACGACCGTTTCGAGCTGGTCCTCCCCCGCGCGCTGAGCCTGGTCTGCTTCGCCTTGAAGGACGCCGACCGTACCGAGCAGCTCATGAACGCCGTCAACGCCTCGGGCGTGGCGTACCTCACCCACACCAGGCTCCAGGGACGGTTCGTCATCCGGGCTAGCATCGGCGGAGTATGGACGACGCCGGCCGACATCGATCACACCTGGCAGGCCATCCAGCAGACTGTCGATCAGCTGCTCGAGACGGAGGCGTGA